One window of the Desulfonatronum thiosulfatophilum genome contains the following:
- a CDS encoding ATP-binding protein yields the protein MREIVVISGKGGTGKTSITAAFAHVADNVMLCDLDVDAPDLHLLLAPRLEEEHAFRSGYEAYIDPLLCTGCGLCASLCQFDAVRKGGTEDFQIDPLRCEGCKVCVHFCPAKAVAFTERYCGQWYVSSMRFGPMVHARLFPGQENSGRLVAILKKEARQRAESQGIPLVLCDGAPGIGCPVISSLSGAGLAVIVTEPTPSGRHDLARVAELCTHFRIPASVIINKYDLNTSNSREIEQYCRHNGHELLGMLPYDEVVTQAMLQGQCVTEMPEAAFAKSIRDIWQRIVSLPSGGRGHLQHH from the coding sequence ATGCGTGAGATTGTCGTTATCAGCGGCAAGGGCGGCACGGGCAAAACCAGCATCACCGCGGCATTTGCCCACGTGGCGGACAACGTGATGCTTTGCGACCTGGACGTGGACGCCCCGGATCTGCATCTGCTCCTGGCTCCCCGGCTTGAGGAGGAACATGCGTTTCGTTCCGGGTACGAGGCATACATTGATCCTTTGCTGTGCACGGGGTGCGGTCTGTGTGCGAGTCTGTGTCAGTTTGACGCCGTGCGGAAAGGGGGCACGGAGGATTTTCAGATCGACCCCCTGCGCTGCGAAGGCTGCAAGGTCTGCGTGCATTTCTGTCCTGCCAAGGCCGTGGCATTCACTGAAAGATACTGCGGGCAGTGGTATGTGTCCTCCATGCGTTTTGGTCCCATGGTCCATGCACGGCTTTTTCCCGGACAGGAAAACTCCGGACGCCTTGTCGCCATCTTGAAGAAGGAGGCCCGCCAGCGGGCCGAGTCCCAGGGAATCCCTCTGGTGTTGTGCGACGGCGCACCCGGCATCGGCTGTCCGGTCATCAGTTCGCTCTCCGGGGCAGGATTGGCGGTCATCGTCACCGAACCCACACCTTCAGGAAGACACGACTTGGCGCGGGTGGCTGAATTGTGCACCCATTTTCGTATTCCCGCCTCGGTGATCATCAATAAGTATGACCTGAACACGTCGAACAGCAGGGAGATCGAGCAGTATTGCCGCCACAACGGCCATGAACTGCTCGGGATGCTGCCTTATGACGAGGTGGTGACCCAGGCCATGCTGCAGGGCCAGTGCGTCACGGAAATGCCCGAAGCCGCTTTTGCAAAAAGCATCCGGGATATTTGGCAAAGGATTGTTTCATTGCCCAGTGGTGGGCGCGGTCATCTCCAACACCATTAA
- a CDS encoding NifB/NifX family molybdenum-iron cluster-binding protein, translated as MDTLIIAIPSENPGGLDAAIGQHFGHCDLYTIVVVKGREIQSVGILPNVPHQQGGCMAPVNHLASNGVKVLIAGGMGLRPLMGFQQVGVRVVYGSGAPSVGHAVEAFLMGTLPAFSTENTCGGTAQV; from the coding sequence ATGGACACACTGATCATCGCCATCCCATCCGAGAACCCCGGCGGCCTTGACGCCGCCATCGGCCAGCATTTCGGCCACTGTGATCTCTACACCATCGTTGTGGTGAAGGGTCGAGAAATTCAGTCGGTAGGCATTTTGCCCAATGTTCCCCATCAGCAGGGCGGGTGCATGGCGCCGGTGAACCATCTGGCCAGCAACGGGGTCAAGGTGCTTATTGCCGGTGGGATGGGGTTGCGTCCGCTCATGGGATTTCAGCAGGTGGGCGTCCGGGTGGTGTATGGTTCTGGCGCTCCATCCGTAGGTCATGCGGTTGAAGCCTTCCTGATGGGGACGCTGCCCGCTTTCAGTACTGAAAACACCTGCGGGGGAACCGCGCAGGTCTGA
- a CDS encoding 4Fe-4S binding protein has protein sequence MIYAIASGKGGTGKTTVTASLAEIWDHPLTVVDLDVEEPNLHLFLNPVITGESKGLLEVPELDPALCTLCGECAAFCQYKALSVIGKKLLVFPEMCHGCGGCLALCPEGALRPGGRELGTILEGRAGNARFLMGRLRVGEAMSPPLMRQVKQRLMSEGDAGDVLIDAPPGVSCPAVNAVMDADCIVLVTEPTPFGLHDFKLAVEAFTPLGKQLGAVINRAGIGDGQVKRYCLDHGLPVWAEIPYSRAAAQAYSQGKVISREIPELRKIFIELAEKLFAAISGLRKAGHA, from the coding sequence GTGATTTACGCCATTGCCAGCGGCAAGGGCGGCACGGGGAAAACCACGGTAACCGCTTCCTTGGCCGAAATCTGGGATCACCCGCTTACAGTGGTAGATCTGGACGTGGAAGAGCCGAACCTGCATCTTTTTCTGAATCCAGTGATCACCGGCGAGAGTAAGGGCCTGCTGGAAGTTCCAGAGTTGGATCCAGCCCTGTGCACTCTTTGCGGGGAATGCGCGGCATTTTGCCAGTACAAGGCGCTCTCCGTAATTGGCAAGAAACTGCTGGTGTTTCCGGAGATGTGTCACGGCTGCGGCGGCTGTCTGGCGCTTTGTCCTGAAGGGGCGCTCAGACCCGGCGGCCGGGAACTGGGGACAATTCTGGAGGGGCGAGCTGGAAACGCCCGTTTTTTAATGGGCCGCCTGCGGGTGGGAGAGGCCATGAGTCCTCCCTTGATGCGGCAGGTGAAGCAGCGACTCATGTCGGAAGGGGATGCAGGAGATGTCTTGATTGATGCTCCTCCCGGCGTGAGCTGTCCGGCGGTGAACGCGGTCATGGACGCGGACTGCATCGTCCTGGTCACCGAACCGACTCCCTTTGGGCTGCATGACTTCAAGCTGGCCGTGGAGGCGTTCACGCCGCTGGGCAAACAGCTTGGGGCCGTGATCAACAGGGCGGGCATCGGGGATGGACAGGTGAAAAGATATTGCCTGGATCACGGCCTGCCTGTTTGGGCTGAGATTCCCTATTCTCGTGCTGCTGCCCAGGCCTATTCCCAAGGCAAAGTGATCAGCCGGGAGATTCCGGAACTGCGCAAGATTTTTATCGAGCTTGCGGAGAAACTGTTTGCGGCAATTTCTGGTTTAAGGAAGGCCGGTCATGCGTGA
- a CDS encoding NifB/NifX family molybdenum-iron cluster-binding protein, whose amino-acid sequence MATLLETATKLCFYPATKVRVDQSRPGEESDVQVGEKLVIVLPTPVREVGLIGFIDMLAMWGTDVLLCGGLTCGDLETLRKKGIRVEPWIGGAVDEVLNAWFSGRIQSVKMPGCAGCRGKQKRYGSEYNHKEGAEMKSEVVAVTSEGPLLEDMVDPRFGRAAGFVIMDLTKNEARYIDNGGSQTLAQGAGIQAAENVAQAGADLVISGFVGPKAFQALSAAGIRIIQNVEGVTVAQALDKYRRGELKVADAPNSRGHGNTGGKRQGAGGAR is encoded by the coding sequence GTGGCGACATTGTTGGAAACCGCCACAAAGTTGTGCTTCTACCCCGCGACCAAAGTCAGGGTTGATCAATCCAGGCCAGGAGAGGAATCGGACGTGCAGGTGGGGGAAAAGCTTGTCATCGTCTTGCCGACACCCGTGCGCGAGGTCGGCCTGATCGGTTTCATTGACATGCTGGCGATGTGGGGGACGGATGTGTTGCTCTGCGGCGGACTCACCTGCGGCGACCTGGAAACGCTCCGCAAAAAGGGGATCCGGGTGGAACCCTGGATTGGAGGAGCCGTGGACGAAGTGCTCAACGCATGGTTTTCCGGCCGCATCCAGTCGGTGAAGATGCCCGGATGCGCTGGATGCCGCGGCAAACAGAAGAGATACGGATCAGAATACAACCATAAAGAAGGTGCTGAAATGAAGAGTGAAGTTGTTGCCGTGACCAGTGAAGGCCCTCTCCTGGAAGATATGGTTGATCCTCGTTTCGGGCGGGCTGCCGGGTTTGTGATAATGGACCTGACCAAGAATGAAGCCAGGTACATTGACAACGGCGGCTCTCAGACCCTGGCCCAGGGGGCGGGCATTCAGGCCGCTGAAAACGTGGCTCAAGCCGGTGCGGATCTGGTGATAAGCGGTTTTGTCGGGCCGAAGGCCTTCCAAGCTCTTTCCGCCGCGGGAATTCGGATAATCCAGAATGTTGAGGGGGTAACCGTGGCCCAGGCCCTGGACAAGTATCGGCGAGGAGAATTGAAGGTGGCCGACGCTCCCAATTCCAGAGGCCACGGAAACACGGGAGGAAAGCGGCAAGGGGCTGGAGGAGCACGGTGA
- the divK gene encoding DVU0259 family response regulator domain-containing protein, with product MAKKIMVIDDDKEITSYLTQLFKDNGYETVEANDGSEAHDIVAREMPDLITLDLEMPNEWGPRFYRKFSQNPDFRKIPIIVISGLPSNQYAIQKAVASLTKPFDKDELLKIVKQTIG from the coding sequence TTGGCTAAGAAAATCATGGTAATCGACGACGACAAGGAAATCACTTCCTATCTGACCCAGTTGTTCAAGGACAACGGCTATGAGACTGTTGAAGCCAACGACGGCTCCGAGGCCCACGATATTGTGGCTCGTGAGATGCCCGACCTGATCACCCTTGACCTGGAAATGCCCAATGAATGGGGACCACGGTTCTATCGCAAGTTTTCCCAGAACCCTGATTTCAGAAAAATTCCCATCATCGTGATCAGCGGTTTACCTTCCAACCAGTATGCCATTCAAAAGGCTGTTGCCAGCCTGACGAAACCCTTTGACAAGGATGAACTGTTGAAGATCGTGAAGCAGACCATCGGCTGA
- a CDS encoding universal stress protein has product MKKKILLATTGSPASFGSARVAFEMAQRYDAELLLFHVAGVPKKGFSYQEVNDVRSQEAVEVDAEYLAWVEEELKTTYAKQLENCKNARIILATGLPHREILRVARSEDVDMIIMGAHSGDSSAVYSKGYPGSTLQRVAKAAKCPVMTVHRESASYMGGFSHIVFATDFSKQSDSAFKYALSMAKEFNCELTLFHALDITSKVLAQNEIEDKLIAIRKRLRDTYGPKMGDFKNFEVDVWEGIPYVEIVKITRERMGDLIVLAHNTKDLDPEQAKLGSTLEQVILRANCPVVSVNRPDKV; this is encoded by the coding sequence ATGAAAAAGAAAATTCTCTTGGCGACCACTGGATCTCCGGCCAGCTTCGGATCAGCACGGGTGGCCTTCGAAATGGCCCAGCGCTACGATGCCGAATTGCTTCTCTTTCATGTCGCCGGCGTACCCAAAAAGGGGTTTTCGTATCAGGAAGTCAACGATGTGCGGTCTCAGGAGGCCGTTGAAGTCGACGCGGAATACCTGGCTTGGGTTGAAGAGGAGTTGAAGACCACCTATGCCAAGCAGCTTGAAAACTGCAAAAACGCCCGTATTATTTTGGCAACGGGTCTTCCGCACCGGGAAATCCTTCGTGTCGCCCGCAGTGAAGATGTGGACATGATCATCATGGGAGCGCATTCGGGCGACTCCAGCGCAGTCTACTCCAAGGGCTATCCCGGCAGCACGCTGCAGCGTGTTGCCAAGGCGGCCAAGTGTCCGGTGATGACCGTTCACCGTGAATCTGCGTCGTATATGGGCGGTTTTTCACATATCGTCTTTGCCACGGATTTTTCCAAGCAGTCCGACAGCGCCTTCAAGTACGCGCTGTCCATGGCAAAAGAGTTTAACTGCGAACTGACTCTTTTCCACGCTCTGGATATTACCAGCAAGGTTCTGGCCCAGAACGAGATCGAGGACAAGTTGATCGCCATCAGAAAGCGGTTGCGCGACACATACGGTCCCAAAATGGGCGACTTCAAGAACTTTGAGGTGGACGTCTGGGAAGGGATTCCGTATGTTGAGATTGTCAAAATAACCCGTGAACGAATGGGCGATCTGATCGTCCTGGCCCACAACACCAAGGATCTTGACCCAGAACAAGCCAAGCTCGGCTCTACGCTGGAACAGGTGATCCTGCGGGCCAATTGCCCAGTGGTCAGCGTGAACAGGCCGGATAAGGTCTGA
- a CDS encoding hybrid sensor histidine kinase/response regulator — protein sequence MNKKILLVDDEEGIRRFLGLTLMEMGYDVKTAENGEVALQVYREFQPSIVLSDIKMPVMDGIELLRHLRSEYPDVEVIIITGHGDLDLAIEALKHEAADFITKPINEDVLEISLNRVGEKLSMKRQLKDYTENLERLVDEKTQRIVELERQTAAGQMVEKFSTILSSISTEVENQSGLFNELPCLVTLHNRDMRVVACNNLFKERIGDCSNMNTHQMYLFRDFADNECPVGLTFKSGRGQRSMATLAGHGEEAIPVTMHTSPISNKQGEVGLVLNVSVDMTELSRLKDELLATQHKYQRLFDEAPCYITVQNRDYSIAELNRRFKEEFSDGEGLRCYSAKQDREAPCDDCLLEKTLQDGQSHQMETVITTRDGAKKNVLVTSSPIRNVAGEIHQVMEMYTDITEIRRLQDHLTSLGLMLGSMSHGVKGMLTALDGGIYRLESGLRNNHVTQIQDALNTLKSTIGRVKKLVLDILYYAKTREPELQQMNVAEFLEQTAILVKAKAEKEGVQFESNLPSDLDAFEIDPNALSAALVNFLENAVDACEGSEREQCHVRLSASGNSDTVTITVQDNGKGMDKETRDKIFTLFFSSKGSKGTGLGLFISNQTIEKHGGTIAVQSEPGQGSTFTITLPRKQTCKILSSRKTPPRKLSAH from the coding sequence ATGAACAAGAAGATTTTGCTGGTTGACGACGAAGAAGGTATTCGCCGCTTTCTCGGCCTGACCCTCATGGAGATGGGGTACGATGTCAAAACCGCCGAGAACGGTGAAGTGGCTCTTCAGGTTTATCGTGAGTTTCAACCTTCCATCGTGCTCAGCGATATCAAGATGCCGGTAATGGACGGTATCGAACTGCTTCGCCACCTCAGGTCCGAATACCCTGACGTCGAAGTGATCATCATCACCGGTCATGGCGATCTGGACTTGGCCATCGAAGCCCTGAAGCACGAAGCCGCTGACTTTATCACCAAACCCATCAACGAGGACGTCCTGGAAATATCTCTGAACCGTGTCGGAGAAAAGCTGTCCATGAAACGCCAGCTCAAGGATTACACGGAGAATCTCGAGCGGCTCGTGGATGAGAAGACCCAGCGGATAGTCGAACTTGAACGGCAAACGGCTGCCGGACAGATGGTGGAGAAATTCAGCACGATCCTCTCCAGCATATCCACCGAGGTGGAAAACCAATCCGGCCTGTTCAATGAATTGCCCTGCCTGGTCACTCTGCACAACAGGGACATGCGTGTCGTGGCCTGCAACAACCTGTTCAAGGAACGTATCGGCGACTGTTCGAACATGAACACGCATCAAATGTATTTATTTCGTGATTTCGCCGACAACGAATGCCCTGTCGGCCTGACTTTCAAAAGTGGCCGCGGCCAGCGCAGCATGGCGACTCTCGCAGGGCATGGCGAGGAGGCCATCCCCGTGACCATGCATACTTCTCCCATTTCAAACAAGCAGGGTGAAGTCGGTCTGGTCTTGAACGTCTCCGTGGACATGACCGAACTGAGCCGGCTCAAGGACGAATTGCTGGCCACGCAACACAAGTACCAGCGACTTTTTGACGAGGCGCCCTGCTATATCACCGTCCAAAACAGGGACTACTCCATTGCCGAGCTCAATCGGCGCTTCAAGGAGGAGTTCAGCGATGGTGAGGGGCTGCGATGTTACAGCGCCAAGCAGGACAGGGAAGCTCCCTGTGACGATTGTCTATTGGAAAAGACACTCCAGGACGGGCAAAGCCATCAGATGGAAACAGTTATCACCACCCGTGACGGTGCAAAGAAGAATGTTCTGGTGACTTCTTCACCCATCCGTAACGTAGCGGGCGAAATCCATCAGGTCATGGAAATGTATACTGACATTACAGAAATCCGTCGTCTGCAGGACCATCTGACGTCTCTCGGTTTGATGCTCGGATCCATGTCCCACGGGGTCAAGGGAATGCTGACAGCCCTTGATGGCGGAATCTACAGACTGGAATCAGGCCTACGTAACAACCACGTCACCCAGATTCAAGACGCCCTGAACACCTTGAAGAGCACCATCGGACGCGTCAAAAAGCTTGTCCTGGATATTCTGTATTATGCGAAAACCCGTGAGCCCGAACTCCAGCAGATGAATGTCGCCGAGTTTCTCGAACAGACGGCCATTCTGGTGAAGGCAAAAGCAGAAAAGGAAGGTGTCCAGTTTGAAAGCAACCTGCCTTCGGACCTCGACGCTTTTGAAATCGATCCCAACGCCCTTTCCGCGGCCCTGGTGAATTTTCTCGAAAATGCCGTGGATGCATGCGAAGGCAGTGAGAGAGAGCAATGTCATGTCCGGTTGTCCGCATCCGGGAACAGCGATACCGTAACCATCACGGTTCAAGACAACGGCAAGGGCATGGACAAGGAAACCCGGGACAAGATTTTCACCCTCTTTTTTTCATCCAAGGGCAGCAAGGGCACCGGCCTCGGGCTTTTCATCTCCAATCAGACCATAGAAAAGCATGGAGGCACCATCGCCGTGCAGTCCGAACCCGGACAAGGCAGCACGTTTACCATCACCTTGCCCAGGAAACAGACATGCAAAATCCTATCGAGCCGGAAGACTCCCCCCCGGAAACTTTCTGCCCATTAA
- the hmcF gene encoding sulfate respiration complex iron-sulfur protein HmcF: MPEGILCNKQPIVTDEQLKLTLGDKGGKQYYAEMEQLEVDTDKLWATIQNTMKSRLKTWLNICARCGLCADSCFLYECNDRKPEQVPAAKIHATLGEIVKRKGKVDNAFMRRTMDIAWSWCTCCNRCGQFCPHGIDMGIMFSYLRGLLFSQGFVPWELKIGSGMHRVYKAQMDVTTEDWVDTCEWMADENCEEWPGLEIPVDKEDADIMYTLNAREAKHYPEDIAEAAILFHVAGENWTVPSEGWEQTSLTLFAGDWEGCKQNVLHVYDAIERLRPKRVVGTECGHAHRATVIEGPYWAGREDGQPPKPFIHYVEWLAEMLRTGRIKIDPEKRIKELVTLQDSCNYVRNQGLKNITREIVSYLVEPGYFVEMAPNKEYNYCCGGGGGFNGIGKYRPQRNIALLKKREQILDTGAKLVIAPCHNCWDAIRDLEEEYPMGIRWSFLKPLVIKMMIVPEHLKPKDEEGEEE; this comes from the coding sequence ATGCCCGAAGGAATTCTTTGTAACAAACAGCCCATCGTTACCGACGAGCAATTGAAGCTGACGCTCGGGGACAAGGGCGGCAAACAATACTACGCGGAAATGGAACAACTGGAAGTCGACACGGACAAGCTCTGGGCGACGATCCAGAATACGATGAAATCCAGGCTGAAGACATGGCTCAATATTTGCGCAAGATGCGGCCTTTGCGCGGACAGCTGTTTTCTTTACGAATGCAATGATCGTAAACCAGAGCAGGTTCCCGCTGCGAAGATCCATGCCACCCTTGGAGAGATCGTTAAACGAAAAGGGAAGGTTGACAACGCCTTCATGCGCAGAACTATGGACATTGCCTGGAGCTGGTGCACCTGCTGCAACCGGTGCGGCCAGTTCTGCCCCCACGGCATCGACATGGGCATCATGTTTTCCTACTTGCGGGGCCTGCTCTTTTCGCAGGGTTTCGTGCCTTGGGAGTTGAAGATCGGATCCGGCATGCACAGAGTCTACAAGGCGCAGATGGACGTGACCACCGAGGATTGGGTGGACACATGTGAATGGATGGCCGACGAGAACTGCGAGGAATGGCCGGGGTTGGAAATTCCAGTGGACAAGGAAGACGCGGACATCATGTACACGCTCAACGCTCGCGAAGCCAAACACTATCCTGAAGACATCGCCGAGGCGGCCATTTTGTTCCATGTGGCCGGAGAAAACTGGACGGTCCCCTCTGAAGGCTGGGAACAGACATCATTGACCCTCTTCGCCGGTGACTGGGAAGGTTGCAAGCAGAACGTCCTGCACGTCTATGACGCCATTGAGAGGCTGCGGCCCAAGCGTGTCGTGGGCACGGAGTGCGGCCACGCCCACCGGGCCACGGTTATCGAAGGACCGTACTGGGCCGGTCGCGAAGACGGCCAGCCCCCCAAGCCTTTTATTCACTACGTGGAATGGCTGGCTGAAATGCTGCGCACCGGGAGAATCAAGATCGATCCGGAAAAGCGCATCAAGGAACTGGTTACGCTGCAGGATTCCTGCAACTACGTCCGCAACCAGGGTTTGAAAAACATCACCCGGGAAATTGTCAGTTATCTCGTTGAGCCTGGCTATTTCGTGGAAATGGCTCCGAACAAGGAATACAACTATTGTTGCGGCGGTGGCGGCGGATTCAACGGGATTGGAAAATATCGCCCCCAGCGCAACATCGCCCTGCTCAAAAAAAGGGAGCAGATCCTGGACACCGGGGCAAAGCTGGTGATCGCGCCCTGCCACAACTGCTGGGACGCCATCCGCGACCTTGAGGAAGAGTATCCCATGGGTATTCGCTGGTCCTTCCTCAAACCGTTGGTGATCAAAATGATGATCGTTCCGGAGCATCTCAAGCCCAAGGATGAGGAAGGCGAAGAGGAATAA
- the hmcE gene encoding sulfate respiration complex protein HmcE, whose translation MYNFLTGPMVWITFLIVVVGLTYHVVTYIRGLDWRLDRVGYRPNMKFGLKGAARSIFFWILPWGSHGWRAKPLFTLLFFAFHIGLVFTPIFLEAHNIMLKDSWGIRLPAFSSGVADALSWIVVVGGIFLILRRIAYPEVRILTSMYDYVLIIIAVAPFLTGLIARYNVGDYHFWLLVHIITGHIFLLSLVFTRLNHAILFFMTRAQLGMDYGIKRGGMKGSQMSW comes from the coding sequence ATGTATAATTTTTTGACGGGACCAATGGTCTGGATCACATTCCTGATCGTGGTCGTTGGATTGACCTATCATGTCGTGACATACATCCGAGGCCTGGATTGGCGTCTGGATCGTGTCGGATACCGGCCGAATATGAAGTTTGGTTTAAAAGGCGCGGCCAGATCCATTTTTTTCTGGATTCTGCCCTGGGGATCTCACGGATGGAGAGCAAAACCTCTTTTCACTCTCCTTTTTTTCGCATTCCATATTGGCCTGGTCTTCACCCCCATCTTTCTCGAAGCCCATAATATCATGCTCAAGGACAGCTGGGGCATCCGTCTCCCGGCCTTTTCCAGCGGCGTGGCCGACGCGCTTTCATGGATTGTCGTCGTCGGCGGAATTTTCCTCATTCTTCGACGCATTGCCTATCCGGAAGTCAGAATCCTCACATCCATGTACGACTATGTCTTGATCATCATCGCAGTGGCGCCATTTTTGACCGGCTTGATTGCCAGATACAATGTTGGTGATTATCATTTCTGGTTGTTGGTCCATATCATCACAGGCCACATTTTTCTGTTGAGCCTCGTCTTCACCCGCCTCAACCATGCAATTCTCTTCTTTATGACCCGTGCCCAACTGGGCATGGACTACGGCATTAAGCGCGGTGGGATGAAAGGCTCCCAAATGTCCTGGTAA